The genomic stretch GGCCGGACTGGCGACGCCCGCCGCCAGCGGCAACAGCGCGCAAGCGAAGGCGCGCGCGGTACCCGTGTTTTCGTTGTTGTTGTTCATGAACCCTTGCGGCGGCGCGACCGGCAGCCGCTGCGGGCACCGGGGGGGCCGTACCAAATCCAGACGTGAGCAAGCCGCCCGACTGCATGGCGGGCGCGGAATCAAACGTAAGCGGAAGGCGGCGCCGCGGCGATCAGCCGGCGGCGCAGGGCAGCGCGGGAGGCGCGCGCAAGGCAGGGGGAGAAAGGAAGCGGGTACGCCAGGGCGGCGTGGTGACATCGACCGGCCGGATCCGCGACAGCAAGCGCCGGATCACGCCCAGCAGCTGGGCCGCGAACGCGATGCACAGGAACAGGTGCAGCCGGGGCGAACACCACAGGCAATCGCACTCGGTCTCGTCGTCGGCGGGCGCACGCTCGGATCCGGTGGCGGCGGCGGCGTGGGACGGGTCCGCAGTCGCGGCCACGGCCGAGCTAGACGCGAGCGGCCGCGCTTCCGGCACTGCGTGCACGTGCGTCACCGCGGCCCACGCCTGCACGAGAACGAGCAGGAGCACGGCCCAGGCGAGACGCACGAGGTTCGCATGCAGACGCATTGAAGGTGGCGCTGGCGGTTTCGACGGGCGCCATCATAACGCAACTCAATTGCAAATGTAAGCCGCGCCGCTCGCCAGAAGGCTAAAGCCCTCGCCCCTCCCGTCCGTTAAGCAATGGGGTCGCAATGGCATTGCATGGGACGGAGACGGGGAGACAGAGATGCAGAATCTTGGCATTCGGATACGCCTGGGCGCGGCGTTTGGCGCCATGTGGTCGCTGATGGCGATCGGGACCGCGGTGGCCATGCCACGCATGCAGGACGCCGCCGATGCGCGGCGCCTGCTGATCGCGCTGGCCGCGGCCGCGCTATGCCTGGCGATAGGCGCGGTCTGGGGATTGTCGCGCAGCATCGAGGCGCCGCTGTCCGAAGCCGTCCACATTGCCGAAACCGTGGCGGCAGGCGACCTCAGCCAGGAGTTCAACACCGACCGCGGCGGCGAGTTCGGGCGGCTGCTCGGCGGGCTGGGCGAGATGGAGGACATGCTGACCGACCTGGTGACGCGCATCCGCACCGCCACCGACTCCATTACCGACGCCTCGCACCAGATTGCCGCCGGCAATACCGACCTGTCGCAACGTACCGAAGAGCAGGCCGCGGCGCTGCAGCAAACGGCATCGAGCATGGGTGAGCTGACCGCGATGGTGCAGCAGAACACCGAACGAGCCCGCGCCGCCAACGGCATGGCCGCCAGCGCCTCGGGCATCGCCGCGCGCGGTGGCGAAGTGGTCGGCAACGTGGTGCAGACCATGTCGGCGATCAGCGCCAGCTCGCGCAAGGTCACCGACATCATCGAAGTGATCGAAGGCATCGCCTTCCAGACCAATATCCTGGCACTGAACGCCGCGGTCGAAGCAGCGCGCGCCGGCGAACAGGGCCGCGGCTTCGCCGTGGTCGCGGGCGAGGTGCGCACGCTGGCCCAGCGCAGCGCCGCCGCGGCGCGCGAGATCAAGCAGCTGATCGACGATTCGGTGCAGCAGGTCGACAGCGGCTCGGCCCTGGTCGGCCAGGCCGGCGCCACCATGCAGGAAATCGTACAGGCGGTGGCCAGCGTCACCGGCCTGCTGGGCGAGATCACCGCGGCGTCGGAACAGCAAAGCGCCGGCATCGCCCAGGTCAACGAAGCGGTCGCACAGATGGACACCGTCACGCAGCAGAACGCGGCGCTGGTGGAGCAGGCAGCCAGCGCATCGCAGGCGCTGGCGGGACGGGCGACGGAGTTGCAGCAGGTGGTGGGAGAGTTCCGGCTGGATGCGGAGCCGGCATAGCCGGCCCGCTTGTGTGCTCCCTCTCCCGCTTGCGGGAGGGGAGCCACCAGCAAGCTGGTGGCTTTCAGTGAATCACGCCGTGACGCTCACCGGTAGAACCGCCTGTACTGCCGCGGCGAAACGGTCGACGATATTGTCGATATCCCGCGGCGTGCAAATGAACGGCGGTGCGAACAGCACGTGGTCGCCATGCACGCCATCGACGGTGCCGCCCATCGGATAAACCAGCAGCCCGTTCTGCATCGCCGCGGATTTCAGCCGCGCGTGCGTCTTCAGCGCGGGATCGAGCGCGGCCTTGCTGTCGCGGTCGGCGACGAATTCCACGCCGACGAACAGGCCGCGCCCCCGCACATCGCCCAGGTTGGGGTGGTCGCCCAGCGCCTCGCGCAGCCGGGTGCGCAGCTGCTCGCCGCGGGCCAGCACGTTGGCCAGCAGCTTGTCCTCGGCGATGGTGCGCTGCACCGCCAGGGCCGCGGCGCAGGCGGTAGCGTGGCCGATATAGGTATGGCCATGCTGGAAGAAGCCGCTGCCGCCGACAATGGCGTCATAGATCCGGCGCGTCGACAGCATCGCGCCGATGGGCTGGTAGCCGGCGCCGAGTCCCTTGGCGATGGTGACGATGTCAGGCACCACGCCGTCCTCTTCGCACGCGAACAGGTAGCCGGTGCGGCCCATGCCCGACATCACTTCATCGAGGATCAGCAGCACGCCATACTTGTCGCACACCGCGCGGATGCGCTTCAGGTAGTCGCCCACCGGCGGCACCGCGCCGGCAGTGGCGCCCACCACGGTTTCGGCGACGAACGCGGCGACGCCTTCGGGACCGAGGTCCACGATCTTCGCTTCCAGTTCCTCGGCCAGGCGCTGCGCATATTGCGCATCGCTCTCGCCCGGCAGCCGCTCGCGGTAGGCATAGCAAGGCGACACGTGGTGCGCCGGCACCAGCAGCGGCAGAAACGGCTCGCGCCGCCAGGCATTGCCGCCGATGGCGAGCGCGCCGAGCGTATTGCCGTGATAGCTCTGGCGGCGCGCGATGAAGTGGCGGCGCGCGGGCTGCCCCACCTCGACAAAGTACTGGCGCGCCAGCTTCAGCGCCGATTCCACCGCCTCGGACCCGCCCGAGACGAAATAGACATGGTCGAGATCGCCCGGCGCGGCCTGCGCCAGGGTCTGGGCCAGCGTCTCCGACACCTCGGTGGTGAAGAACGAGGTGTGTGCATAGGCGATGGTGTCGAGCTGCGCCTTGATCGCCTCGATCACGCGCGGATGGCCGTGCCCGAGGCACGACACGGCGGCGCCGCCCGAGGCATCGAGATAGCGCCGGCCGGTGCTGTCGATCAGTTCGATGCCTTGCCCGGCGACGGCAACGGGCAATTGCTGGCGTGGGTTGCGATGGAATACGTGGGTCATGATGAGGTGGTGGGTGGCAGTGCGCTCGGTCAAACGTTTGCAGTATAGGGGCACTGCCGCGGCCAATGCAACGTTTGTTTCAACCACCTCACAAATGCGCCATTCATTCGGGCAGCCTGCGAGCAAAGGCCGGCAAGCAAGACAATCTGCGTCACGCAACATTCGTTACACTCACCCAGAGATCGCCCTGCGCATCCGGCAATGAAAAAGGGCGGCAATGCCGCCTTTCAATGACCCGGCCGCTGCCGGCCAGCCTGTGCTAGCAGCCCTACCCGGGCGTAACGTCCTGCGACGCCCCCACCATCGTCAGCGCGTTGCCGTGCTCGTCCAGCGTGACCTCGCCTTCCTCGTGGATGTCGCGATGGCTGCCGTCCGGCAGCTGGATGCGGTAGTCGACGCGATACGGCGCCTTGTCGACGATGGCGGCGCGGATCGCGGCCTGCACGCGCGGGCGGTCCTCCTCGACGATCGACGCCAGGTAGCGCTCCATGGTCACCTTGAACGCCTGCGGGGCCCAGCCGAAGATGCGATAGGCCTCGTCGGTCCAGGCGCAATCGTCGGTCTGGATGTTCCAGTACCAGCCGCCCAGGTGGGCAATCTGCTGCGCCTTGGCCAACAGCGCCTCGCTCTGGCGCAGCGCGGCCTCGGCGCGGCGGCGCTCGGTGATGTCGAGGCTGACGCCGATCATCTTGACCGGGCGCTGGTCGAAATCGCGCACCAGCGTGGCCCGTGACGAGATCCAGCGCGTGTTGTCCTGATGCACCACGCGGAATTCCCACTCGTGCATTTCCTGCGCGCCCAGGGTGCGTGCCAGCACCTCTTTCAGCCGTGCCACGTCGCCGGGATGCACGCAGGCCCAGAAGTCGTCCATGTTGCGGATATGGCGGCCGAACAGCGAGACATCGTTGGAGGAATAGGTCAGGCCATCGGTCAGCACGTTCCATTCCCAGGTGACGATGCCCGAGACCTCCTGCGCAAACTTCATCCGCGCCTCGCTCTCCATGATCTCGGCGAGGTGCTTCTGGCGCAGTTCCTTGATATGCGGGTCGGACGCAGTGCTGGCCTCGAGGTCGGCGATGGCCTGTTCACCGTAGCGCAGCCACAGCCAGTTGACGCCCAGGAAGCGGGCCAGCGCCAGCAAGCGCTCGTACTCGATCTCGCCGCCGCGCGTCCACTTGTGCACGGCCGACGGCGACACCGACAGGGCCTCGGCGACCTGCTTGAGCATGATCCTTTTGCCTTCCAGCACCCCCTTCAGGCGCGTGGCAAAAGTGTCTTCGGTCATGGGCGCTCCTCCGCTTTTTTTCAACCGATGGTGAATTGAGTAACTCGAACCTTACACCATCCCCGGATTACGTGCGAATCCATAGATCGCCTCAATCTAAATAAGCGAATTCATCGCTTTTTTGAATTGCAACAACCCGGCCCGCCTCACTAGACTTCTCTTCACATCACCAGCAGTAATTTAATTTACTATTGGTGAATCGATAAAGCACCGACACTAACGAGGAGACACCCCATGCAAGAGACCGCCGCCCCCGTCTGCACCACGCCGCCGCTCGCCTACACGCTGCCAGCCCACTACTACACCTCGCAGGAAATCTTCGAGCAAGAGAAGAAGACCATCTTCGCGCGCAGCTGGGTGTGCGTGATGCACAAGAGCCAGGTGGCCGAGAACAACCAGTACGCCACCGCCCAGGTAGCAGGCGAGAACATCTTCGTGGTGCGCGGCCGCGACGGCGTGCTGCGCGCGTTCTACAACGTGTGCCCGCACCGCGCGCACGAGCTGTTCGCCGACGGCGCCGGCAAGGCGAAAAACGTGATCACCTGCCCCTACCACGCCTGGTCGTTCGGCCTGGACGGCAAGCTGATCCACGTGCGCAACGCCGAAAACGTGCCGGGCTTCTGCAAGGACAACGCCGGCCTAACACCGGTGCGCGTCGAAGAGTTCTGCGGCCTGGTGTTCGTCAACCTCGACATGGACGCGAAGCCGCTGGCAGAACTCGCCGCCGGGCTGAACGACGAGATCCGCGCGCGCTGCCCGGACGTCGACAAGCTGGTGCCGGCGCACAAGCTCAGCTACGAGATGAAGGCCAACTGGAAGGTGGTGGTCGACAACTACCTGGAATGCCTGCACTGCCAGACCGCGCACCCGGCGCTGGTCGAGTCGATCCGGATGGAGACCTACAAGCACGAAGTGCGCGGCCTCTACACCAGCCAGGTCGGCCAGACCCGCTCGGGCAGCGATGCCTTCACCTATGACAGCGACGCCCCCAACACCGACTTCGCCGCCTACTGGCTGTGGCCCAACGTGACGCTGAACGTGCTGCCGGGCGACGGTAACTACGGTGTGTTCTACATGTTCCCGGTGGACGCCGACACCACCATCCAGCACTTCGAGTTCTACTTCCGCGACAGCACGCCCACGGCCGAGCAGGAACAGCTGATCGAGTACTACAAGAACGTGCTCAAGCCGGAGGACCTGAGCATCGTCGAATCGGTGCAGCGCGGCCTGAAGTCGCGCGGCTACCGCAACGGGCAGGGCCCGCTGCTGGTCACCGACGACAAGACCTCCGCCATCGGCGAACACGGCGTGCAGCACTTCCAGCAGATGGTGCTCGACGCCCTGGCCGCCTGAACCCACCAGATCAACCGGAACCGCAGCAATGATCCAGACCCAGCTCTATATCGACGGCCAGTGGCAGTCGCCCATCGATCAAGGCACGCGCGCCATCGTCAGCCCGGCCGACGAATCGGTGATTGCCCAGGCCGCCGAAGCCACGCGCGCCGATGCGCGCCTGGCGATTGCGGCCGCGCGCCGCGCCTTTGACGGCCCGTGGCGCCAGACCACCATCCGCGACCGCGCCAGGCTGCTGAACAAGATCGCCGAACTGATCGACCGCGATGCCGAAAAGCTCGCCCGTCTCGAGTCGCTCAACACCGGCAAGACCCTGACCGAAAGCCGCACCGACATGGGCGATATCGCCGCGACCTTCCGCTACTTTGCCGGGCTGGTGGCGTCGGAATCGGGCGCCGTCAACGAAGCGCCGCACCACGTGATCAGCCGCACGCTGCGCGAGCCGGTCGGCGTGTGCGGCCTGATCACGCCGTGGAACTACCCGCTGCTGCAGGCCGCGTGGAAGATCGCGCCGGCGCTGGGCGCTGGCAACACTGTGGTGATCAAGCCCAGCAACCTGACGCCGCTGACCACGCATCATTTCACGCAACTGATCGACGAGCTGGACCTGCCGCCAGGCGTGTTCAACCTGGTGACCGGCGGCGCCGAAGTGGGCGCGGAACTGGCCGAAAGCCTCGACGTGGACCTGGTGTCCTTCACCGGCGGCGCGTTTGCCGGCGAGAGCATCATGAAGGCCGCCACCGGCAACTTCAAGCGCATCGGCCTGGAGCTGGGCGGCAAGAACCCGAACATCGTCTTCGCCGATGCCGACCTCGATGCCGCAGTCGACTACGCGCTCAACGCCGCGTTCTTCCATGCCGGCCAGGTCTGCTCCGCGGGTTCACGGCTGATGGTGGAAGACAGCATCTATGATGCATTCATCGGCCGGCTGGCCGAGCGCCTGCCGCGCATCGTGATCGGCAACGGCTTCCATGGCGAAACCCAGATGGGCCCGGTGCAGTCGGCGCAACAGCACGAGAAGATCCTCGGCATGGTGCAGGCCGGCATCGCCGAGGGCGCGCGCCTGGTCCACGGCGGCAAGCGGCCGGCCGGCGACGTGTACAAGCAGGGCTACTGGCTGGAACCGACGCTGCTGGCCGACGTGACGGCAGACATGAAGATTGCGAAGGAGGAGATTTTCGGGCCGGTGATCACGGCCGAGCGCTTCCGCTCCGAGGAAGAAGCGCTGCGTGCCGCCAACGACACGCCGTATGGCCTGGCCGCCGCGGTCTGGACCCGCGACCTGGACAAGGCCAACCGCATGTCGCGCGCGCTGCGCTTCGGCACGGTATGGGTCAACGACTACCACCCGTACTTCCCGGAGGCGCCGTGGGGCGGCTACAAGGCGAGCGGCATCGGCCGCGAGCTGGCTCGCATCGGCCTGGACGAGTACACCGAGCTCAAGCACAGCTATATCAACCTCGCCCCGAAGGCGATGGGCTGGTTCGGCGCCTGAGCGCAGCCGACTTCGCAACCGCGTGCGCGGCGGCACCGCCCCCAAAGGGCCGCCACGCACGGCGTCACGCAAACAAGGAGATTGCACCATGCAGGCAATCCATGAGTACGACTACATCATCGTCGGCGCCGGCTCGGCCGGCTGCGTGCTGGCGGCGCGGCTGAGCGAGGACGCCGGTGTCTCGGTGCTGCTGCTGGAGGCAGGCGGCCCCGACTGGCGCCTGGACTGGCGCACGCAGATGCCGGCCGCGCTGGCGTATCCGCTGCAGGGCACCACCTACAACTGGGCCTATGTCACCGAGCCCGAGCCGCACATGAACAACCGGCGCATGACGCAGGGCCGTGGCAAGGGCCTGGGCGGCTCGTCGCTGATCAACGGCATGTGCTATATCCGCGGCAATGCGATGGACTACGACGGCTGGGCGGAAACCCCGTCGCTGGAGAACTGGAGCTACGCCGACTGCCTGCCCTACTTCCGCAAGGCCGAGACCTACGACAAGGGCGCCAACGACTACCACGGCGGCAACGGACCGCTGCACGTGACCACGCCCAAGGCCGGCATCAGCCCGCTGTTCGACGCCTTTATCCAGGCCGGCGAGCAGGCCGGCTACGGCCGCACCGATGACCTCAACGGCTACCGGCAGGAAGGCTTCGGCCCGATGGACCGCACCACCACCGCGGGCGGGCGCCGCTGCAGCACCTCGCTGGCCTACCTCGACCAGGCCCGCGAACGTCCCAACCTGACCGTGCATACGCGTGCGCTGGCCGACCGCATCCTGTTCGCCGGCCAGCGCGCCATCGGCGTGTCGTACCTGCAGGGCGACCACGTGCGCGAAGCCCGCGCGCGCCGCGAGGTGATCGTCAGCAACGGCGCGATCGCGTCGCCGCAGCTGCTGCTGCGCTCGGGCGTGGGCAATGCCGACGAGCTGCGCGCGTTCGGCATCGATACGGTAGTCGACCTGAAAGGCGTCGGCGAGAACCTGCAGGACCACCTCGAGATGTACCTGCAGTACGAATGCACCAAGCCGGTTTCGCTGTACCCGGCGCTGCAGTGGTGGAACAAGCCGGCGATCGGCATCGAGTGGTACCTGCGCGGCACCGGCACGGCGGCGTCCAACCACTTCGAGGCCGGCGGCTTTATCCGCAGCAGCGACGAGTTCGCCTGGCCCAACCTGCAGTACCACTTCATCCCGCTGGCAATGAACTACGACGGCAGCAACCCGGTGAAGTCGCACGGCTTCCAGTGCCACGTGGGCTCGATGCGCTCGCCCAGCACCGGCTTCGTCAAGCTGGCCAGCCGCGATCCGCGCGTCAAGCCGCGCCTGCTGTTCAACTACATGGCGCACGAGGTCGACTGGCGCGAGTTCCGCGCCGCGGTGCGGCAGACGCGCGAGATCATCGGCCAGCAGGCGATGGACCAGTTCCGCGGCCGCGAGATCAAGCCCGGCATGATGGTGCAGAGCGA from Cupriavidus nantongensis encodes the following:
- a CDS encoding methyl-accepting chemotaxis protein; protein product: MQNLGIRIRLGAAFGAMWSLMAIGTAVAMPRMQDAADARRLLIALAAAALCLAIGAVWGLSRSIEAPLSEAVHIAETVAAGDLSQEFNTDRGGEFGRLLGGLGEMEDMLTDLVTRIRTATDSITDASHQIAAGNTDLSQRTEEQAAALQQTASSMGELTAMVQQNTERARAANGMAASASGIAARGGEVVGNVVQTMSAISASSRKVTDIIEVIEGIAFQTNILALNAAVEAARAGEQGRGFAVVAGEVRTLAQRSAAAAREIKQLIDDSVQQVDSGSALVGQAGATMQEIVQAVASVTGLLGEITAASEQQSAGIAQVNEAVAQMDTVTQQNAALVEQAASASQALAGRATELQQVVGEFRLDAEPA
- a CDS encoding aspartate aminotransferase family protein, which encodes MTHVFHRNPRQQLPVAVAGQGIELIDSTGRRYLDASGGAAVSCLGHGHPRVIEAIKAQLDTIAYAHTSFFTTEVSETLAQTLAQAAPGDLDHVYFVSGGSEAVESALKLARQYFVEVGQPARRHFIARRQSYHGNTLGALAIGGNAWRREPFLPLLVPAHHVSPCYAYRERLPGESDAQYAQRLAEELEAKIVDLGPEGVAAFVAETVVGATAGAVPPVGDYLKRIRAVCDKYGVLLILDEVMSGMGRTGYLFACEEDGVVPDIVTIAKGLGAGYQPIGAMLSTRRIYDAIVGGSGFFQHGHTYIGHATACAAALAVQRTIAEDKLLANVLARGEQLRTRLREALGDHPNLGDVRGRGLFVGVEFVADRDSKAALDPALKTHARLKSAAMQNGLLVYPMGGTVDGVHGDHVLFAPPFICTPRDIDNIVDRFAAAVQAVLPVSVTA
- a CDS encoding helix-turn-helix domain-containing protein: MTEDTFATRLKGVLEGKRIMLKQVAEALSVSPSAVHKWTRGGEIEYERLLALARFLGVNWLWLRYGEQAIADLEASTASDPHIKELRQKHLAEIMESEARMKFAQEVSGIVTWEWNVLTDGLTYSSNDVSLFGRHIRNMDDFWACVHPGDVARLKEVLARTLGAQEMHEWEFRVVHQDNTRWISSRATLVRDFDQRPVKMIGVSLDITERRRAEAALRQSEALLAKAQQIAHLGGWYWNIQTDDCAWTDEAYRIFGWAPQAFKVTMERYLASIVEEDRPRVQAAIRAAIVDKAPYRVDYRIQLPDGSHRDIHEEGEVTLDEHGNALTMVGASQDVTPG
- a CDS encoding aromatic ring-hydroxylating oxygenase subunit alpha produces the protein MQETAAPVCTTPPLAYTLPAHYYTSQEIFEQEKKTIFARSWVCVMHKSQVAENNQYATAQVAGENIFVVRGRDGVLRAFYNVCPHRAHELFADGAGKAKNVITCPYHAWSFGLDGKLIHVRNAENVPGFCKDNAGLTPVRVEEFCGLVFVNLDMDAKPLAELAAGLNDEIRARCPDVDKLVPAHKLSYEMKANWKVVVDNYLECLHCQTAHPALVESIRMETYKHEVRGLYTSQVGQTRSGSDAFTYDSDAPNTDFAAYWLWPNVTLNVLPGDGNYGVFYMFPVDADTTIQHFEFYFRDSTPTAEQEQLIEYYKNVLKPEDLSIVESVQRGLKSRGYRNGQGPLLVTDDKTSAIGEHGVQHFQQMVLDALAA
- a CDS encoding aldehyde dehydrogenase family protein, with protein sequence MIQTQLYIDGQWQSPIDQGTRAIVSPADESVIAQAAEATRADARLAIAAARRAFDGPWRQTTIRDRARLLNKIAELIDRDAEKLARLESLNTGKTLTESRTDMGDIAATFRYFAGLVASESGAVNEAPHHVISRTLREPVGVCGLITPWNYPLLQAAWKIAPALGAGNTVVIKPSNLTPLTTHHFTQLIDELDLPPGVFNLVTGGAEVGAELAESLDVDLVSFTGGAFAGESIMKAATGNFKRIGLELGGKNPNIVFADADLDAAVDYALNAAFFHAGQVCSAGSRLMVEDSIYDAFIGRLAERLPRIVIGNGFHGETQMGPVQSAQQHEKILGMVQAGIAEGARLVHGGKRPAGDVYKQGYWLEPTLLADVTADMKIAKEEIFGPVITAERFRSEEEALRAANDTPYGLAAAVWTRDLDKANRMSRALRFGTVWVNDYHPYFPEAPWGGYKASGIGRELARIGLDEYTELKHSYINLAPKAMGWFGA
- the betA gene encoding choline dehydrogenase, translating into MQAIHEYDYIIVGAGSAGCVLAARLSEDAGVSVLLLEAGGPDWRLDWRTQMPAALAYPLQGTTYNWAYVTEPEPHMNNRRMTQGRGKGLGGSSLINGMCYIRGNAMDYDGWAETPSLENWSYADCLPYFRKAETYDKGANDYHGGNGPLHVTTPKAGISPLFDAFIQAGEQAGYGRTDDLNGYRQEGFGPMDRTTTAGGRRCSTSLAYLDQARERPNLTVHTRALADRILFAGQRAIGVSYLQGDHVREARARREVIVSNGAIASPQLLLRSGVGNADELRAFGIDTVVDLKGVGENLQDHLEMYLQYECTKPVSLYPALQWWNKPAIGIEWYLRGTGTAASNHFEAGGFIRSSDEFAWPNLQYHFIPLAMNYDGSNPVKSHGFQCHVGSMRSPSTGFVKLASRDPRVKPRLLFNYMAHEVDWREFRAAVRQTREIIGQQAMDQFRGREIKPGMMVQSDAEIDAFVREHAETALHPSCTCKMGDASDPMAVVDHQGRVHGLSGLRVVDASIMPKIVTGNLNAPTIMMAEKLADVIRGRAPLQRSTAPYYKAAPARMQTVAQRAQPPATRMPLPMPA